In the Periophthalmus magnuspinnatus isolate fPerMag1 chromosome 11, fPerMag1.2.pri, whole genome shotgun sequence genome, CTACCTGCAACCTAGTCAATTCTATACATTTATAATTGGTAAAACCAGCACAATCTAGTTTATTAACACTTAACTTTTGTAATGATCATCTTGTCTTCACATATGATAGTTAGCTTCTTCTTTTGTTCTAGTCTGGCAGCTTATAGGTGAGATGCATTTACTTGACGTCTGCTGCTGCTAAGTGCGAGTCGTCCTCAGAACTTCTCACACATATTTTGATTGTTGATAAGTATAACTCCTCACAACTATACACttaaaaatatttcagtttCTAATCAAATGCTTATCACTTGAACTGTTATTCAAATTTGATTATCCCCTGTTGAATGACCTCCCAACTACTCAATATTAAATGCAATATGTACTGTACACTCACAGCTGTGCTCTCTGGTGCTTCCTCTGTCGGGCGGTGGATCAGGAAGTCTCGTTTGGACGCTCCTTTGATGTAGATGCAGTTTGCGGCGGCCTCCTCCGGGACAGTCAGGATCTCATAATGGTGGTCTGTCAACTGCTCCATCATCTGcacaacacagagctcagagAGACAAGGGTAGAAAGGGACCGGTACATCTGgactcccggtttagtcctgttctagttctggattagtcctgttctagctctggtttagtcctattctatctctggtcctgttcttgtcatggtttagtcctgttctggttctggtttagtgcacTATAACTAAGTTTTCTGGTCAAGGGTCTGCTTTTCTGCTCGTCTACATTGAGATGGTATTGCtcttcctgaaatgttccacagtatggcatttaatgtaataacatctcagtggagacaagaaggtgccaccagaaaagtgacacctTTAAATTGACAACACATTTCTTTTTTGGTTGAGTTATTAAGTCCGGGCTTTTCAACTACATTTTCCCCGAGGTCTGTAGCTACATGGTTCACTTTGGCTTTACCTGTGAGACTCtataaacccttctgactttatacTTCAGATACTTGGTCCTTTTTGAtacttacaccagaaacgagCAACGTTAAATAACCCAGactaaaaacaggtctaaaccaagaccaacgatataatatatacaagagaaaatattgtaatatttgtaaagTGGGCTGTGGGCCGGATTAGATGCGTTGGCAAGTTGAATAGGTCTGGTTTAGgcaaataattatatttttgtgattaGTTACAGTCTATGAAATCTACATTTGATAACATATTTGCTTTCATTCAAATTGTATTAATGATATTGACCTGGCTACCAGACCCATCACATGTACACAGGGATTTGTGAGTGATCTGGTACTTGTTGGAATAGActaatttaaaatcaaactgttttattacaattttgAAATCCCATTGAGATGAGGGCCTGTATTTTTGAATAAGATCCCATAGGCTTGTCTCACCCTGAGCGTCTTCTTGGCCCCTTCACTGCTGCTGAAGATGATGGTGTCGGGACCTCCCATTGAACAGATGTTTTTGAGTCTGGCTCCTCCACAGACCGGGACTGTGGACACTGCAAAGTCCTGCATATAAACACAGGAATGTTTATACATTATTTAGACCAATGTGAAGCACCCAATAACCAAAACTCTAAACATCTTTTCATCATTCTACTCCTCTTTTTTGGCTTACCTTATTGGTACATGTCATGTCAACTTTCAATTATGCTTGTGAAGCTATAAACATCAACATAGAACCAGAATGGGTGAGTACTTCCTTGATGAAGTGGAAATGTGACCATTTTCCACTTTATACCACATTATAGCAACAGGATACATTAATTAATGTATCCTGTTGCTATATGGTATACTCTTTACCTGATAAATATCCAGGTAATACAAAACATGTTTACTtaatatggtttaaaaaaatatatactagaGAAAAGTGAAATCACAGCAAAAGTTGGTGACAGTTTAGATCTTTGACCATCCTCAtccacaaataaatatattacacacacacacaactgtaaCTCCCACACATAGCCTGAGGTCATTTGATTCAGTACTTCACTCCTACATTACTCACATAAATTATGAATATCTTATGCATATGAAGCGCCAATAATGACATAGTACTTGATCCTCTTCTGTATGTACTGGCCCTCCGTGACCACACTGCCACACCCTTTGGCTCTGATCCAAACAAAAGCCTAAACCACTGCTGCTAAGCGTCTGAACAACACCTCGGGGACACAACACAAATCAATATTTATGTGTGAGCTCCCACAATGCCTCTGTTCATTTATGCTGCCTCTGATACGGGACGGTAAAGAGATGATGTCATAACTCTACTTGTAGGTGGAAATCCAGTCTCTAGAAGTATTTTGGCAGATTTTAACCTGCTTCAAGTTTGTGCAatgccattttaaaatgtgtactacggaacattttggatggaggatctgccacctgtttgtctccatggagatgttattgcttagccttgaatgttccataatattaAAGATctgcaattaaataaatgtaagctaGATACACagatgtatttaatatttaaaatattttgaaaaacatgcattcttaaagTGAGTGGGCTCTCCTTTCatcagatctgacttgtaatttaGCCTAGAAGAGTcatcagcttgtttccatggagatagttatagtggaacattccaggcaaagcaataacatgacaCGTGAAGAAAAGCAGGCAGTGGGGccttcacctgaaaagttacataatggacCTTTAAACTGCAGAAAACCAATAACTGTgctctctggtcctcctctagAGATGTGCTCATTGATCtcattatttatacaaagtaaATCTGtgcttaaaataaatatgctaAAAAACTATCTGCCAGAAATAGAGGTGATGTTATTTAGTATGACACATTCTATCCCCTGATGTGTGTTTAAGTCATCAGGAAGTTTAGACCAAGTTCTACTGTTTGTGCCTATGGATGTCgcacttaaagaagacctatgcTCGTCTCTGctctacagttataatctatgacacctgtacGTCTTTATCTTATAATTTGGACatattaaatcacaatataCATCTAATATAGTCACAATATTCAAACTAAAAGAGTCAAGTCTGGTGAAGATAAAATTGTATagtgaagtaagtacagagcagtgggcggtggcagtgaaaacaggaggTGATCAGTAACATGTCtggaaaataagcaattaaagattgctcaaacatgcacaaatcactccaaatacaactttgtgtgagtaaatggtgaggaggaacaactataatatggttaaaagcgattttgcagaacaggtctgcCTTAACAATCCTATTAGCCTTATTTATCATTAAAGACTGCAATTCCCAAAATACATTGAAGGGAAAAGGCCACCTGCTGACCCTCCCAGCTGAGAGAGAGGCCCAAGACAATTTCCTGCATTTGCTTAAAGCTATTGATCTGAAGGTAAGCTCTTTTGTTTTTGGCCTCTGAGGCAGAAATGTAAACTGTGAACAAATTTGATTTAAGTATTGACAAGTGAAACAAATAGACCGAGGGATCAGCAGCTGACAGAGTttaaaatgggacaggcctaaaccCAATGCTGTCGTGTTTTAATAACATTACCCAAGACTGGCACAAAAGGTTAATCATCAAGGGTCCCTGCGCTTTGCCCCATCGGccttgaaggatgggtcaaatgcagacgacAGATCTTAAGGACATATCTTTGGATTGCAATGTCTCCAAAGTGCAACAATTCAGAATGAgtttaattgtatattttagtaGCGATATGAATGGACTAACTGAAGTGGTGTTTTAATTTAGCTTTGAGTTTAAATAATAGCTAGAAGATATGATttcataaaacatgaaatagacCAAACATTACAGCCTACCGTCACCTGAAATGAGAAAATTCAGATATCAGAATGACTAAGCAGAATTGGTAGAGCTACAATCTAATGCCAAAGCAGTGGTTAAGGCACACTTTACTGTCCCTGTAGCAAAAaaatcctctgcatttgactcgtCCTTCACTGTGCTTTTCAGAAGCAGTGCACCACTTGGGGAGTTGaggatccatctccagatcatGCCCCATCGTCTCTACAGAAACGCATCTgatctgcctggaatgttccacagtatgacaataaaatcatctgtcttgcatttattaaattaaatgtgttgtttattgctcaaaataccttgaCAAACATACATTCTAATTCTGAGCAGGGTCgtctctacacagatctgacctgtaccttgacCGGCTCATGTCTTGTAATCAAACCTAGAATCCTCTTGTTGTGACTAATGAATGCTAACGACTCTGCCACTCACTCCCCTTACCCTGAAAGTGTCTGCGAGAACTTCAGCCCCTCTGCGGTTGGTGTGGGACGACACTCCCACAAAGAACTCTCTCCCGGTGAAGAGGACATCGCTGCCCTCCAGAGTGGCCCCTCCagagcccccctcctcctcccccatctCCACCACAGTCAGGCTCAGCTCCGACAGGACGCGCCGCACCGCCTCTACCTGTAACACACAAGGAGGAATCTGATACTAcactcatttttacatttatcattttcttCTAAGAGAACAAAAGAGTAGCCAAAACGTCTAGATCAGGTCTGATATATATCGCTTGGAATGCATGTCCCCTCATACCAGTGATTGTAATTACTGTGACCAGTGATTGTTTTCATATCAACACAGGATCAGTTGCTACAAAAATGACAACTCATGTATAAAATCCCTGcatattttttaataacaaTGTGATCTTTTCAAATCAATGGATCCTCTTTACTttggctgtgttcacacttgagCACACGCATCaatactgggactaaacccaaacctgagcccagtttagtcctgatagtttggtcctgttctagttctggtcaAATGTGAACTTGGAAATTCACTAAACATATGTGCTACTTTGATAAACCCATCATCATACAAATCATACAGAATTTGATACCACATTGAtagtaaaaacactttttttagaATATAGAATATAAATGACTGCACTAAATAATAGTCTGTTTAATATTACCACGTCTCCTTTATTAGTTCTCAGATAAATCAAgaccattttaaacattttcaggaaaagtgaacatttttttcactattgatacctgttcaaatgagtatctggttttaaatagagttgtcaaaagtactgaaaatcaaatactaattgatactaaaactagtatcgaaactagatactcatttgaggaggtatcgatactaaaaacacACGTCACATTCACAGAGTCAAAATTAAACTTTCCTGAGATATAAAAcaaagttgaaaattacaatctATTACTCaaagaaattattttttattattgtgatatcagaatcagtattgagtatcgattACCATcttgatattgtttttttttaccttagtGTGGACTCCCCATAGTTAACAATAACTCCACTAGCAGCATTAGCAGCCGCCCACCCTTGTCCCAGACAGATTAAGTGCATTATGTTTGGGATTATGTGGATTACCTCGCTGCGCCTCTGCTGTTTGTAGGGTCTGGTGATGAGGGCCGTGTCTCCCTGGATTACAACCACATCTTCGATCCTCCAGCTCTCAGGAAGGTCCGGGTCTGGGGGAATCTCGATGAGCTGTAGGCCCACCTTTAGGGAAGTCACAAAGTGTTacgattattgtgagaaaaaacACCATGACTTAATGATTATTGATTGATGACTGGTTAGGTTTATAAAATCTAGCTTTCTGAAggataaatatactgtatagaGCAATTTCAAAACAAggaattaatattttttataaatttcagtttcgtttttgaCACTCCGAGTCCACACGCTCCTTTTGCCTGCACTCCCCTgtcagagcgccatcacaacacaatcagtgtgcatcccgcaaatgaaactactgcacatcagatttgtcaagcTGCCGTGTACAGTGTTGTGTCATGTTTATGTATATCTATGGAGAATAGTTATGTGGGAGCATGacgatgtaggtttgtgggtggAACAATGGACAAAAGCCTACAATAACTAACCATAACAAGGGTTCAAATAAggctcaggagagatcactaaaatactctgcatagatgacatctaaaacctatTGAGGCATGTTCTGATgcgggaacattataacatggtagaagtaaaaaatgtattttgtgtagtacctccctttaaaatatgaactttgaacagaatcctattaataaaacataaatcacaaatataattacaataCTTGTAatcagatatttttcccaaaccgTACAGCCCTGTATTACAACTATAATACGACCTGAATAATCTCAATTATTGATTAACCTAGTAACCTTGACAACCTTACCCACCTTCTGTCGCAAAGCTCCCGTCAAACAGCCAAACTGACGCTGAGCTTTGGCCAAGTCCACGCTTGAATCTCCATTTTGCTCGCCATTCTGTTGTTCTTCATGGGGGGTTTTCCCAAAGGATTCTGGGATACCGCGGACAACAGCGTGGGTGAAGCGGCCGTAGGGGCAAATGTTCGCCATGATGATGAGAAGAGTTGAGGATTAAGTGTCGTGGAAACTTTCGGTATAAAGGCCAATCAAAATTAGGAAACAAGTTTGGctgaaaattatttttaaagttcaacagaagatttatttaaaaggccAGGGCATCATCAAGTTAACGGCTGGTGTGTCTCAGCTTTGTCCAAACTGATCCTGCCAAAAGAGAAGAACAAACATTACTACAAATTATGAGTTAATTGTGCttaaatattgagtttgacAAAATAGCACAAGTTTCttatttgtttgtaaataaaGACATGTTTCTATCTGTCCATCTCGGTCTGTATCCGTCTATCTACTTCCAACAGAGCCTCAAAAAACCCTGTTACTTCAGAAAACTGCACAAATTAGACCTGTCAGAAAGTAAAACAGCCTGTGTTTAACAAATTCCATAAATGTGTAGGGATGCAATATACAAATCTCACAATAcaatatattgatactttgcagtgacatcacgcttgGGGGTATTCTGCTCATAtgtgtatggtggaatgttcagcagttaccatggtcacacaatgcacacattagcaaacactgtcaaaaagctTTAAGAGtgtttgaaaactcaagaaaaaaatacaaaatggaacaacacattttcaggagctgtgatcaatccgagcgttcatggtcctgtttaggagttggattttcaacaaaaaggtaacAGTGactaactgttggctaatgctggCTAAATCGTGACTGTTATATTAtttgagggacttgtttaacaaaaatcatctcacctgttgtagttccatctAAGTCAGGTCTTTTTGGTCAGATGGCGTTAAAACAaatctcagattaaagtctaacg is a window encoding:
- the ddah2 gene encoding N(G),N(G)-dimethylarginine dimethylaminohydrolase 2 is translated as MANICPYGRFTHAVVRGIPESFGKTPHEEQQNGEQNGDSSVDLAKAQRQFGCLTGALRQKVGLQLIEIPPDPDLPESWRIEDVVVIQGDTALITRPYKQQRRSEVEAVRRVLSELSLTVVEMGEEEGGSGGATLEGSDVLFTGREFFVGVSSHTNRRGAEVLADTFRDFAVSTVPVCGGARLKNICSMGGPDTIIFSSSEGAKKTLRMMEQLTDHHYEILTVPEEAAANCIYIKGASKRDFLIHRPTEEAPESTAAFQKLQDYTLLPTACSEASKLGACLSSLCLLINRKHSYF